A window of Methanolobus sediminis contains these coding sequences:
- a CDS encoding PGF-pre-PGF domain-containing protein yields MASESTVGKITRGIWYNETEMGMDEIFANYPYPNTYYFYVNEVNDFDITIHTPWYIPENSEWDTRWKWYENAIKVQVYSPEGDSVLDTSVTLFEQEDWVRSISTNGKYGEWKIVISKPETIVTPPGTMVYLAFYNLQIENADYLSAEPENHGFAANPNGDVIPQIATWWTNIIVPEGTDEFNFDFYIDPNNEGINGYIKIYDPDGNEVWSAPQHTDIHGHVSVHGSFNPTIQTNGKSGLWKFEAYETVEWGGVYPCLINNVYADGDTSNKLRLTWSDRIEPISVIQVDDGVIVTTDRVKYYLANGGFARELWVDHDGDGIYDEDIGFEDTTLEYSYFGFGSWYAITNENPDGSAGTNAVYQGSVSGGEYSYHIVEQTDEKVVIDFDSLFEGLNATTRWEIYPDGDAKVIPWTETSLEDTYCLAFTWWISPELDDIVGMYLNPGVELTSTVTFSGITEIANPAYLSYVQRTYADFSDINYTHPYQFYKDTADEYSLLVIEPRVNDEDEWEWTECTEANDGIFGGRLIGRSPLTNAAGLLDWVWYGDKIPESGGYSDSDDYPTVQSINQDNKFAFYVHWMWGDTTETQRYEAAGEIAEELAQDKVVQDITFLTDAAEQEGCPIWTADGSRILFTFAGSSWDNCYSYAINADGTGKENTGIGEGKLVGFSDLSPDGTELLVTKNINQYDVYKVNIIDGSQTPLLNEGSVNECWGSWSPDGTRIAYSRGSWGGEDSQLWVMNVDGSSNNRVGTSYGIGSIDWTPEGNIIYTAANSKEKRDMWMIDPDTEEITQLTDTAWNEWYLRVSTDGKYIVYSSDEAGTYDLWLRNMDGSYKVRLTYDIDLHDASPYWSPDSTKIAFEGNNPTNGVGDIGVITLNLNSAQTNREKILSQLNTLKETSKTKVEYDVDRLASIQADIGTEIYDKEENVLLIEALKFTQDLMNPDLLDSKKIKSAAFEYFVKTSFSTLVEGTFEYLDDEVKNELIATQTQVDIGSRKLECRDNEYGASLEIQDFTMYRDGKNNILVLTKPTYVSKILDSDSGIQSEIIPSNLYLYSYNLSTGEFQTSPIWNNVFDNVEYSDSLEIKTGDINNDGKEDLVIYDDGYIFVYAGLDSSIPPYMLFSTQYSKKLENLGIIEDVVVGDLDSDGLNELVIVRNDNSNHPEIQTVITMYSFDYNGMEINDMKDFPLELYLEPCLAIGDVDNIKENGNELLITYNDYVHLYRYENEKVTKIMESSYLGAITIGLIEEIRISDIDGKNGGLGNDNELIISINPTFSELPLIEDEHIKYYRFDSSLNDFVKLDSLEKLEGKFIGLEVFDSTNTGYNNVVIGSGNIIDSYHYAEDLSKLHSYLYESYKDAHLNKELGPQYSTIPDEMELELEKFEEEFSDEELQDYPTQEVLDYLVELDSDIKESMDNEQTILRVNPQEGTADTKILGTLNAVEQYVNYLTQENEDEKKSIRVVGYVGALGSAAKVFFVPESFPVECLLYDAAMSITDYSVKTVDLSYHEELQHQNLIAITTLYEENQALQSIYKNTLDFCLDPEFNSITITKLYMPPASLVSNSDGMFYSGEGSVFLKNEGSKTTKVNVFVSVSRAFINPESVENLQDFDFDASSIISVSSAGEYKEIVPSSEPVEVKFQYQYPAKENWETDSIYLATVQVTSMYYKTIEYKCIYEEDGTIIKEILTYDGKLIEGESVEIQLLREFDTNPIAPSSSSVLSSNEVTAESQYDNDVMNILLTHLEGDFDLHLYDSENRHVGFNYTTGSIDLEISDAIYSGPNTVPEQITFESPDGLNYTIKVVAIETNGNDSYSVMVFESEKSASVLNILPKNITIDGISGKNANSSIIISEFGGFYDAEGINATFSDLIDDYGNKISRSNIYLDISNNTILAGSEVQANILIEVPNNVVSGSTYRGSASIYTDDGSMDNLTIYLRVLSSEVTNPKIIVVDTDYQDSPVKSEWDSISEAINDAEDGDILVVHSGVYSGNVSIDKLVKIVGEDKNTTIIDGFEDFAGFKVYSNQVNITGFTFTNCTQGIIVDSVSTCYILDNSFVSNNVGLELRDSSNNSVIHNNFVNNTIQVTDFGNNIWDMGYPIGGNYWNDYLGVDTFSDVSQNVLGSDGIGDTPYNITDDSTDAYPFMNENGWDIIVDADEGTQNTGSTTPSSGGGGGGGGGGTTGETYENIAFKDVLSVFVSADSVSSYDFDDEGNAIEYIRFKALRNWGKISSTIEMLHGTSALVDEDAPDTVYRNVNLWVGKSGFSENIEEAVVGFKIEKDWIEQNGIDVDTIRLCRHADGQWNELDTQKISEDDKYLHFEASTPGFSPFAIVGHAVEDSVVENEVLMSTESINKEYSTVGQTDETEPKTTFSSLMVIGSLSILLIGGVVGYTMYRKRS; encoded by the coding sequence ATGGCAAGTGAAAGCACAGTTGGTAAGATTACCAGAGGGATTTGGTATAATGAAACTGAAATGGGAATGGATGAAATTTTTGCAAATTATCCCTATCCTAATACATACTACTTCTATGTAAATGAAGTGAATGATTTTGATATCACAATCCACACTCCATGGTATATCCCAGAAAATTCAGAATGGGATACAAGATGGAAATGGTATGAAAATGCAATCAAGGTACAGGTCTATAGTCCGGAAGGAGATTCTGTTCTTGATACCTCAGTAACTCTGTTTGAACAGGAAGACTGGGTTAGATCAATTTCAACAAACGGAAAATATGGTGAATGGAAAATCGTAATATCAAAACCAGAAACAATCGTAACACCACCGGGAACAATGGTTTATTTAGCATTCTATAATTTACAAATTGAAAATGCAGATTATCTGAGTGCTGAACCTGAAAATCATGGTTTTGCAGCAAATCCTAATGGGGATGTAATTCCTCAGATAGCTACATGGTGGACAAATATCATAGTTCCAGAAGGAACCGATGAGTTCAATTTTGATTTTTATATTGATCCTAACAATGAAGGAATCAACGGTTATATAAAAATCTATGATCCAGACGGAAATGAAGTATGGTCTGCACCACAGCATACTGATATTCATGGACATGTTTCTGTTCACGGTAGTTTCAACCCAACCATACAGACAAATGGTAAATCCGGTTTATGGAAATTTGAAGCCTATGAAACCGTTGAATGGGGAGGGGTCTATCCGTGTCTGATCAACAATGTATATGCAGATGGAGACACTTCTAATAAGCTGAGGTTGACATGGTCTGATAGAATAGAACCTATTTCTGTAATCCAAGTGGATGATGGTGTTATTGTAACTACGGACAGGGTCAAATATTATCTTGCAAATGGTGGTTTTGCCCGTGAACTCTGGGTGGACCATGATGGCGATGGAATTTATGATGAGGATATTGGGTTTGAGGATACAACTCTTGAATATTCTTATTTTGGTTTTGGAAGCTGGTATGCAATCACAAATGAGAATCCAGATGGTTCTGCAGGGACTAATGCTGTTTATCAAGGAAGTGTATCTGGTGGAGAATATTCATATCATATTGTTGAACAAACTGATGAAAAGGTAGTAATTGACTTTGATAGCCTTTTTGAAGGTCTTAATGCCACTACAAGATGGGAAATTTATCCTGACGGTGATGCAAAAGTAATTCCTTGGACAGAAACCTCATTAGAAGACACATACTGTCTTGCTTTTACATGGTGGATAAGTCCAGAGCTTGATGATATTGTAGGCATGTACCTGAATCCAGGAGTTGAACTGACAAGTACAGTAACTTTTTCAGGCATTACAGAAATTGCAAATCCTGCATACTTAAGTTATGTACAGAGGACATATGCAGATTTTTCAGATATCAATTACACTCATCCTTATCAATTCTATAAAGACACGGCAGATGAATACTCACTTCTTGTAATAGAGCCAAGGGTCAATGACGAAGATGAATGGGAATGGACAGAATGTACTGAGGCAAACGACGGTATTTTTGGTGGGCGATTAATAGGACGTTCACCTCTTACTAATGCGGCTGGGCTTCTTGATTGGGTATGGTATGGTGATAAAATTCCAGAATCCGGCGGTTATTCTGATTCCGATGATTACCCTACAGTCCAGTCCATTAATCAAGATAATAAGTTCGCTTTCTATGTTCACTGGATGTGGGGAGACACTACCGAAACTCAGAGGTATGAGGCAGCCGGAGAGATTGCTGAGGAGCTTGCACAGGACAAGGTTGTGCAGGATATCACTTTCCTGACGGATGCAGCTGAACAGGAAGGTTGCCCGATATGGACTGCAGATGGAAGCAGGATACTTTTCACGTTTGCAGGATCGTCCTGGGATAACTGTTACTCATATGCTATTAATGCAGACGGGACAGGAAAAGAAAACACTGGTATTGGTGAAGGAAAGCTGGTGGGATTCAGTGATCTGAGTCCGGATGGTACAGAATTGCTGGTTACTAAAAACATAAATCAGTACGATGTTTATAAGGTCAATATAATTGATGGTTCACAAACTCCTCTCTTAAATGAAGGTTCAGTAAATGAGTGTTGGGGCAGCTGGAGTCCGGATGGTACAAGAATTGCATATAGCAGGGGTTCCTGGGGTGGAGAAGACAGCCAATTATGGGTGATGAATGTTGATGGAAGTTCTAATAATCGTGTAGGAACTTCCTATGGTATAGGATCGATAGACTGGACACCTGAAGGGAATATTATTTACACTGCTGCAAATTCCAAAGAGAAACGTGACATGTGGATGATCGATCCCGATACTGAAGAAATAACTCAACTTACGGATACTGCTTGGAATGAATGGTACTTACGAGTCAGTACCGACGGAAAATACATAGTCTATTCTTCAGATGAAGCAGGTACATATGACCTGTGGCTGAGGAACATGGATGGAAGCTATAAGGTCAGGCTTACGTACGATATTGACCTACATGATGCTTCTCCTTACTGGAGCCCTGACAGCACGAAAATAGCTTTCGAGGGGAATAATCCTACTAATGGGGTTGGGGATATTGGGGTTATTACATTAAATTTGAATTCTGCTCAAACTAATCGGGAAAAGATACTGTCTCAACTTAACACTTTAAAAGAAACGTCAAAGACAAAAGTAGAATATGATGTTGACAGATTAGCTTCTATACAGGCAGACATTGGGACCGAAATTTATGACAAAGAAGAAAATGTGTTATTAATAGAGGCCTTGAAGTTCACACAGGATTTAATGAATCCTGATTTACTAGATTCTAAAAAAATAAAATCTGCAGCATTTGAGTATTTTGTAAAAACATCATTTTCAACATTAGTGGAAGGTACTTTTGAATATCTTGATGATGAGGTTAAAAATGAACTGATAGCTACTCAAACACAAGTAGATATAGGGTCTAGGAAACTTGAGTGTAGGGACAATGAATATGGTGCTTCATTGGAGATCCAAGATTTTACTATGTATAGAGATGGGAAAAACAATATTTTAGTTTTAACTAAACCAACATATGTTTCCAAAATTCTTGACTCTGACTCTGGTATACAAAGTGAAATAATTCCTTCTAATCTGTACCTATACTCATATAATCTTTCTACAGGTGAATTTCAAACTTCTCCTATTTGGAACAATGTCTTCGATAACGTTGAATATAGTGATTCTTTAGAAATCAAAACTGGTGACATTAATAATGATGGAAAAGAAGATTTAGTTATCTATGATGATGGTTATATTTTTGTTTATGCTGGACTGGATTCCAGTATTCCACCATATATGCTTTTTTCAACACAATACTCAAAGAAATTAGAAAATCTAGGGATTATAGAAGATGTGGTTGTTGGTGATTTAGATAGTGATGGGTTGAACGAACTCGTAATTGTTCGAAATGACAATTCAAATCACCCTGAAATTCAGACCGTTATAACGATGTATTCATTTGATTACAATGGAATGGAAATCAATGACATGAAAGATTTTCCTTTGGAGTTGTATCTTGAACCTTGCTTAGCAATAGGTGATGTTGATAATATCAAAGAGAACGGAAATGAACTTTTAATCACGTATAATGATTATGTTCACTTGTACCGCTATGAAAATGAAAAAGTTACTAAAATAATGGAAAGCAGTTACTTAGGTGCAATTACTATTGGATTAATTGAGGAAATAAGAATAAGCGATATAGATGGAAAAAACGGTGGCTTAGGCAATGATAATGAGTTAATTATTAGCATAAATCCGACTTTTAGTGAGTTACCTCTAATTGAAGATGAACACATCAAATATTATAGGTTTGATTCTAGTTTAAATGATTTTGTTAAATTAGATTCACTAGAAAAGCTGGAAGGAAAATTCATAGGTTTAGAGGTGTTTGATTCAACGAATACCGGTTATAATAATGTAGTTATTGGTTCTGGCAACATTATTGACTCCTATCATTATGCAGAAGATTTGTCCAAGCTACATTCATACTTATATGAATCATACAAAGATGCTCATTTGAATAAGGAATTAGGTCCACAATATAGCACTATTCCTGACGAAATGGAATTAGAATTAGAAAAGTTTGAAGAAGAGTTTTCGGATGAAGAGTTGCAAGACTATCCAACCCAAGAAGTCTTAGATTATCTTGTGGAACTTGATTCTGACATTAAAGAAAGCATGGATAATGAACAGACTATTTTAAGAGTAAATCCGCAGGAAGGAACTGCAGATACTAAAATATTGGGCACACTGAATGCTGTTGAACAATATGTTAATTATCTAACGCAAGAAAATGAAGATGAAAAGAAATCTATAAGGGTCGTGGGTTATGTAGGTGCATTGGGATCTGCTGCTAAAGTATTTTTTGTTCCTGAAAGTTTCCCTGTTGAATGCTTGTTATATGATGCTGCTATGTCTATAACGGACTATAGTGTTAAAACAGTTGATTTGTCATATCATGAGGAGTTGCAACATCAAAATTTAATTGCAATAACGACTCTGTATGAAGAAAATCAGGCATTACAAAGCATTTACAAGAATACTTTAGATTTCTGTTTAGATCCCGAGTTCAATTCAATAACTATTACAAAATTGTATATGCCACCCGCTTCCTTGGTCTCTAATTCAGATGGAATGTTTTACTCAGGAGAAGGATCTGTATTTTTGAAAAATGAAGGAAGTAAAACAACAAAGGTAAACGTATTTGTGTCTGTCAGCAGGGCTTTCATTAATCCAGAATCGGTGGAAAATTTGCAAGATTTTGATTTCGATGCAAGTTCTATTATATCTGTATCTTCTGCCGGAGAATACAAAGAGATTGTTCCGAGCTCTGAACCTGTTGAAGTTAAGTTTCAATATCAATATCCTGCAAAGGAAAATTGGGAAACAGATTCTATTTACCTTGCTACTGTTCAAGTCACATCAATGTACTATAAAACAATTGAATATAAATGTATTTATGAAGAGGATGGCACAATAATCAAGGAAATACTTACTTACGACGGTAAATTGATAGAAGGTGAAAGTGTTGAAATTCAGCTTCTGAGAGAATTTGATACAAATCCAATTGCTCCTAGTTCTTCATCAGTACTTTCTTCGAATGAGGTGACAGCAGAAAGTCAATATGATAATGATGTAATGAATATTTTGCTTACTCATCTTGAAGGTGACTTCGATTTACATCTTTATGACTCTGAAAACAGGCATGTTGGTTTCAATTACACTACTGGTAGTATCGATCTTGAAATTTCAGATGCTATCTATTCAGGTCCAAACACTGTTCCTGAACAAATTACTTTTGAAAGTCCTGATGGACTGAATTATACTATAAAAGTGGTTGCTATTGAAACTAATGGTAATGATAGCTATTCAGTAATGGTATTTGAATCTGAAAAGTCGGCTTCTGTGCTAAACATTCTTCCAAAAAATATAACTATAGACGGTATTTCTGGTAAAAATGCTAATAGTAGTATTATTATTAGTGAATTTGGTGGTTTCTATGATGCAGAAGGCATTAATGCTACTTTTTCAGATTTAATAGACGACTATGGTAACAAGATATCAAGATCTAATATTTATTTGGATATTTCTAACAACACTATATTAGCAGGTTCAGAAGTCCAAGCAAATATTTTGATTGAAGTTCCAAACAACGTTGTATCTGGAAGTACTTATCGTGGTTCTGCAAGTATTTATACAGACGACGGTTCGATGGATAATTTAACCATATATCTAAGAGTATTGAGTTCAGAAGTTACAAACCCTAAAATTATTGTGGTAGATACGGATTATCAAGATTCTCCTGTTAAAAGTGAATGGGATTCAATTAGCGAAGCAATAAATGATGCAGAGGATGGAGATATCCTAGTTGTGCATAGCGGTGTTTACTCTGGAAATGTATCGATTGATAAATTAGTAAAAATTGTTGGTGAAGACAAAAATACAACTATCATAGATGGTTTTGAAGATTTTGCTGGATTTAAAGTATATTCAAACCAAGTCAACATTACTGGTTTTACTTTTACTAACTGTACACAAGGAATAATAGTAGATTCAGTCTCAACATGCTATATTCTTGATAATTCATTTGTAAGTAATAATGTTGGATTGGAACTTCGAGATTCAAGTAACAATTCGGTAATACACAACAATTTTGTGAACAATACTATACAAGTAACTGATTTTGGAAATAATATCTGGGATATGGGGTACCCCATAGGTGGAAATTACTGGAATGATTATTTGGGTGTAGACACCTTTAGTGATGTTTCTCAAAATGTATTGGGTAGCGATGGTATTGGTGATACCCCCTACAATATAACAGATGATTCTACAGACGCATATCCATTCATGAATGAAAATGGATGGGATATTATTGTAGATGCTGACGAAGGAACTCAAAACACAGGAAGCACGACTCCATCCTCCGGTGGTGGAGGCGGTGGTGGAGGCGGCGGCACCACCGGTGAGACATATGAGAACATTGCATTCAAGGATGTCCTCTCTGTGTTCGTATCAGCTGATTCAGTAAGCTCTTACGACTTTGATGATGAGGGCAATGCCATCGAATATATCAGGTTCAAAGCTCTCAGAAATTGGGGTAAGATATCCTCTACAATTGAGATGCTGCATGGAACATCTGCTCTGGTGGATGAAGATGCACCAGACACAGTTTACCGCAATGTCAATCTATGGGTTGGAAAATCTGGTTTCTCCGAAAATATAGAGGAAGCAGTTGTAGGATTTAAGATTGAGAAAGACTGGATTGAACAGAATGGCATTGATGTGGATACAATTAGACTGTGCAGGCATGCAGATGGTCAATGGAATGAACTCGATACTCAGAAGATAAGTGAAGATGATAAATATCTACACTTTGAAGCAAGTACTCCTGGCTTCTCTCCATTTGCAATTGTTGGACATGCAGTTGAAGATTCTGTTGTGGAAAATGAAGTACTTATGTCTACTGAATCTATAAATAAGGAATATTCAACTGTAGGTCAGACTGATGAAACAGAACCAAAGACTACATTCAGTAGCTTAATGGTAATCGGTTCATTGTCTATATTGTTGATAGGAGGAGTTGTAGGATATACAATGTATAGGAAACGAAGTTAA
- a CDS encoding cation diffusion facilitator family transporter, which translates to MYDIESRFRQIRNVMIYILFLNLAVSFAKIAYGMYTNVLSMQSDGYHSLFDGVSNIVGLIGIQIAAKPPDKEHPYGHRKFETLASIVIAVILAVVAFEIVHSAFDRFGTGSAPEVTAISFVIMLGTMCVNYAVTTYESRKGTELNSEVLLADSAHTKSDIYVSLSVIIGLIAIHFGYPLIDPIVSVLIALVILYAGAEIIFHSVSILADESRIDTEEIAEIVRTIEGVIDCHKIRTRGPPGNVYVDLHVEVDPGMTTYKSHTISHIVQYRIKENFDGIEDVLVHIEPAHTRSI; encoded by the coding sequence ATGTATGATATCGAATCTCGTTTCAGGCAGATAAGAAATGTAATGATCTATATTCTGTTCCTGAACCTTGCAGTCTCTTTTGCCAAAATTGCATACGGAATGTATACCAATGTTTTGAGTATGCAATCTGACGGTTATCATTCTCTTTTTGATGGTGTTTCAAATATCGTGGGTCTTATAGGAATTCAGATAGCAGCCAAGCCTCCTGACAAAGAACACCCATACGGTCATCGTAAATTTGAGACATTGGCATCTATTGTAATAGCAGTCATACTGGCAGTTGTGGCGTTTGAGATCGTGCATTCTGCTTTTGACAGATTTGGAACCGGGAGTGCACCGGAAGTAACTGCAATTAGTTTTGTAATTATGCTTGGGACAATGTGTGTCAACTATGCTGTGACAACATACGAAAGCAGGAAAGGTACTGAGCTGAACAGCGAAGTTCTTCTTGCAGACTCAGCCCATACAAAAAGCGACATATATGTTTCACTTTCAGTTATCATTGGCCTTATAGCCATTCATTTTGGATATCCGCTTATCGATCCTATTGTTTCTGTTTTGATCGCACTGGTCATATTATATGCAGGAGCAGAGATCATCTTTCATAGTGTGTCAATCCTGGCAGATGAATCCCGGATAGATACCGAGGAAATAGCAGAAATTGTCCGAACTATAGAAGGTGTTATCGATTGTCATAAAATAAGGACCCGCGGTCCTCCTGGAAATGTCTATGTCGATTTGCATGTGGAGGTTGATCCTGGTATGACAACTTACAAGTCACATACCATATCTCATATTGTGCAGTACCGTATCAAGGAAAATTTTGATGGTATAGAGGACGTGCTCGTTCATATTGAGCCAGCTCACACACGGTCGATATAA
- the aroC gene encoding chorismate synthase — MPGNSFGHSFRITTWGESHGKALGVVVDGIPAGLELSEEDIQKDLDRRRPGQSEVSTPRSESDSVEILSGVIDGITTGMPVSMMVWNKNAKSSAYDYIKNIPRPGHADLAYTEKYGIRDHRGGGRSSGRETIGRVAGGAVAKKLLLQKGIEVFAHVTELGGVKAKPLSFEEIRSNVDSNVVRCADPEAAEKMLEQVNKARFEGDSIGGIVEIIATGVPAGLGEPVFSKLDADIACAMMGIGAVKGVEIGSGFECAGMKGSQMNDPIILNSGKVTPANNNAGGITGGISTGMPVVCRIAVKPTPSISKSQKSVDMAEMKEIDVEIHGRHDPTIPPRMVPVAESMMALVLVDHMIRSGRIGPDSLI; from the coding sequence ATGCCAGGAAATTCATTCGGACATTCTTTCAGGATCACAACATGGGGCGAATCACACGGAAAAGCCCTCGGGGTCGTTGTTGACGGCATACCTGCAGGACTTGAGCTTTCAGAAGAAGATATTCAGAAAGATCTTGACAGGCGAAGACCGGGACAGAGCGAAGTATCAACACCTCGTTCAGAATCAGATTCAGTAGAGATCCTGTCCGGTGTAATTGATGGCATAACCACCGGAATGCCGGTTTCCATGATGGTGTGGAACAAGAATGCAAAATCCAGTGCATATGATTACATAAAGAACATTCCGCGACCAGGACATGCGGACCTTGCCTACACTGAAAAGTATGGCATCCGTGACCACCGTGGCGGTGGAAGGTCGTCAGGCAGGGAAACCATCGGCAGGGTTGCCGGAGGTGCTGTTGCCAAGAAACTCCTGTTACAGAAAGGCATTGAAGTCTTTGCTCATGTAACTGAGCTTGGAGGAGTAAAAGCAAAACCACTTTCATTTGAAGAGATACGCAGCAATGTTGATAGTAATGTTGTACGCTGTGCCGACCCGGAAGCAGCCGAAAAAATGCTGGAACAGGTAAACAAAGCCCGGTTTGAAGGTGACAGTATAGGCGGTATCGTGGAAATTATTGCCACTGGCGTTCCTGCAGGACTTGGAGAGCCTGTATTTAGCAAACTGGATGCTGATATTGCCTGTGCAATGATGGGAATAGGCGCTGTAAAAGGCGTTGAGATAGGCTCTGGTTTTGAATGTGCCGGAATGAAAGGCAGCCAGATGAATGATCCGATTATTCTGAATAGCGGAAAGGTAACTCCTGCAAACAATAATGCCGGAGGAATAACAGGTGGCATATCCACCGGAATGCCTGTGGTATGCAGGATCGCGGTAAAACCCACACCTTCCATATCAAAGTCCCAGAAAAGTGTTGATATGGCTGAAATGAAAGAGATCGATGTGGAAATACATGGCCGCCATGACCCGACAATCCCACCAAGAATGGTTCCGGTTGCAGAGTCAATGATGGCACTTGTGCTTGTAGACCATATGATAAGGAGCGGACGTATTGGTCCTGATTCCCTTATTTAA
- a CDS encoding phosphate uptake regulator PhoU translates to MDTRKVQITGKSTYVVTLPKKWALRSKLEAGSHISIFYQEDGSLLLKPPGIKTSRKTKKIKFNKELEHIKRDLVGLYIISDHQTIEIVGDDIPVAARREIKDLCHRLVGLEMVEGDEKKIIIKNFLDTEDFTIEKGLKRMSSLVYLMLDELASTFEENSKELCSHIISRDDDLDRMFLLVSKQHVDRLNLKKPSKHDTLSLVESFYYRLAANDIERIGDHISKISLHFSYITLSQEVLSILVDLCRECQSLFMDSTEALRESNSNIANNVLGREDIFNKMLISAAQLQAEESIELIIDSFSRIKDYASNIAESAIDLSQL, encoded by the coding sequence ATGGATACAAGAAAAGTACAGATCACGGGAAAATCCACATATGTGGTTACTCTTCCCAAGAAATGGGCACTTCGATCAAAATTGGAAGCAGGCTCTCATATTTCGATTTTCTATCAGGAAGACGGTTCTTTGCTTCTTAAACCTCCAGGGATAAAAACTTCCAGGAAAACGAAAAAGATTAAGTTCAACAAAGAACTGGAGCATATAAAAAGAGATCTTGTAGGTCTGTATATAATAAGTGATCATCAGACAATAGAGATTGTCGGGGATGATATTCCGGTAGCAGCACGCAGGGAGATAAAAGACCTGTGTCATCGTCTTGTGGGTCTTGAAATGGTTGAAGGTGACGAGAAGAAAATTATCATCAAGAATTTTCTGGACACAGAAGATTTTACAATTGAAAAAGGGCTTAAACGGATGTCCTCACTTGTATACCTCATGCTTGATGAACTGGCATCCACCTTTGAAGAAAATAGCAAGGAATTGTGCAGTCATATAATATCCCGTGATGACGACCTTGACCGAATGTTCCTGCTGGTATCAAAGCAACATGTAGATCGCCTGAACCTCAAAAAACCTTCAAAACATGATACATTAAGCCTTGTGGAGTCATTCTATTACCGGCTTGCAGCCAACGATATAGAAAGAATCGGGGACCATATCTCTAAAATATCATTACATTTCTCTTATATCACACTGTCTCAGGAAGTGCTTTCAATACTTGTTGACCTATGCAGGGAGTGCCAGTCACTTTTCATGGACAGTACCGAAGCTTTGCGTGAATCTAACAGTAATATTGCAAATAATGTGCTGGGAAGAGAGGATATCTTCAATAAAATGCTCATAAGTGCTGCCCAGCTACAGGCCGAGGAGTCCATTGAACTTATAATTGACAGTTTCAGCAGGATAAAGGATTATGCGTCAAATATTGCAGAGTCTGCTATCGATCTATCGCAATTATAG
- a CDS encoding substrate-binding domain-containing protein translates to MFKKLFNDEAGVSPIVATLVLVVVAIAGAAAVGTIMGSFSSDVSDQASAGQASDAASTVLRIAGSTTVTPVAELLAEDYMAANPGVRVDVQEGGSDAGISAAKNDLVDIGMASKPVSTVDYPEIETYTIGYSAVVVIANSNLIATPMNFTADSLNSLYASAGTDGAVSITTTGNLTNASSGGTAAVVYQRAEGSGTEETFAKFLGDSTYDFASDKDVDHSKAKGATGNAGVLAAVKADPKGIGFVDYGFAKDVSGITILTPYGYDAVTESNIKDALKGDDTAYPNSQSSPYGLTRPLNFLTHGTPSSLEQSFIDFAMNPGNMDRFTEVGYYARTQIDY, encoded by the coding sequence ATGTTTAAGAAACTTTTCAACGATGAAGCTGGTGTCTCACCTATCGTTGCTACCCTTGTATTAGTAGTAGTAGCAATCGCAGGCGCAGCAGCTGTAGGAACCATCATGGGTTCATTCTCAAGTGACGTATCTGATCAGGCAAGCGCAGGTCAGGCAAGCGATGCCGCCTCAACAGTGCTCCGTATTGCAGGAAGTACAACTGTAACTCCAGTAGCAGAACTCCTCGCAGAGGACTACATGGCCGCAAATCCAGGTGTTAGAGTAGATGTTCAGGAAGGCGGTTCCGATGCAGGTATCTCCGCTGCAAAGAACGACCTTGTTGACATCGGTATGGCTTCCAAACCAGTCAGCACAGTTGACTACCCAGAAATCGAGACCTACACAATCGGATACAGTGCAGTAGTAGTTATTGCAAACAGCAACCTCATAGCAACCCCAATGAACTTCACCGCAGATAGCCTTAACTCCCTTTACGCCAGTGCAGGTACCGACGGTGCAGTTTCCATCACCACCACCGGTAACCTCACAAATGCATCATCAGGTGGTACAGCTGCAGTAGTATACCAGAGAGCAGAGGGCAGTGGAACTGAAGAAACCTTCGCAAAATTCCTCGGTGACTCCACATACGACTTTGCAAGTGACAAAGATGTTGACCACTCAAAAGCAAAGGGCGCAACCGGTAATGCTGGTGTACTCGCTGCTGTAAAGGCTGACCCAAAGGGTATTGGTTTTGTTGACTATGGATTTGCAAAGGATGTATCAGGAATTACAATCCTTACACCATACGGCTACGATGCAGTAACAGAATCCAACATCAAGGATGCACTCAAAGGCGATGACACAGCATATCCAAACAGTCAGAGCAGCCCATACGGCCTTACCAGACCACTCAACTTCCTTACACACGGTACTCCAAGCTCACTCGAACAGTCATTCATTGACTTCGCAATGAACCCTGGAAACATGGACCGCTTCACAGAAGTTGGATACTACGCAAGGACCCAGATCGACTACTAA